Part of the Leptotrichia massiliensis genome, GTACGATAGAATTTTTACAAGAGATAAAGATATTTTTAACAGAAATTCTTCCCCTTTAAGTAGCAAATATAATTTAATTACTTCAAATTTAAGAGGAACTTTATATGGAACTACTGAAATAAAAGAAATACAAGAACCTTCTCTTGAATGGGAAGTATCAGCAAATGTAAATCCAAGAAAAATTGCAAGAATTGAGCCATTAGTTCTTGCCTCAAAACCTGGAATCGATTTTCAAAATCCTGAACTATCCGCATTTGAAGTGCCAGATGGCGATGTGGAAGTAGTTCCACCTCCAGTAATTCCCGATACAAATACTTGGACTATAAGACTTTATTATAATGTTAGTTATTTTGACTACGCCGCTATTAGAAATGAGCGAGGACAAAGTCCAAATTTGATTGCAGGAATAAATGCTTTAGATACTACAGGTCCTATTTCTCAAACTCATATTACAGGAACAAGTGGAAATGGGAAAATAGAAATGTTGCATAATAATACTAATGAATTTACTATAAAATCAGATAATACAACTTTTACTGGAATAGAGGGGGCTGGCCATACTGAAATTTTTAATTATAGTAATAATTTTAACAAAAAATTTAAATATCTTGAAGATTATGGACCTATGGGAGTACGACTAGGAGGAGGTCATGACTTTAAAATAGAAAATATGGATATTATTTCTTCAGGAACTATTCAAGGTGAACTTACAGATCCTCTCAATGCAAGCAGAAAATATAGAAATACATTTAGCATTATTGCATTGAATGGAAGCCCAAATGGAATTACTACTGCAACTTTAAAAGAAGGGTCGACAATTGTTTCAGATTCTATAAATACTACTGCTGTTTCTTTTCAAAATTTAGGGGCTAGTAATAAAGCCATAAAATTTACAAATGAAGGACTTATAAAATCTACTAAATTAAATGGTTCCATAGCAAGCTTTTTTAATTTTCAAAACAATACCGCTGTTTCTCGTTTTATAAATAATGGAGATATATTGGTTGACGGTACTAATTCCAATGTAATTAATAGTTTTACGAATACTTTAAGTCATTACATATTTGAAAATAATAAAAATATAACATTAAGCGGAATAGGTAATGCTGGTGTAAGAATTTCATCTGCAATTTCAAATAGTCAGCATCCAATTTCTATATTTAAGTTAAATAATCCTATTGTTGTACAAGGTAAAAGATCTAGCGGATTTCAATTTAGCAGATTGTCAAGAGGAAGTTTATTTGAGGCAACTGTTGATGGAAATTTAGAAAAATCTTTCTTTAATGTTGAATTATATGGACAATCTAATACTGGTATACAAATTGGAAATGGAACTACTGCTCAAAGTGGATTAATGGTATTTAAAAATTTTAAATTGAAATCTATTGACGGTACAAATAATACACTTTTAAGAATTAATAAACAAAATGGTATTAAATTTTCAAAAGATGGTGATAACGAAGAATTAACAATAGAGGGTGGAGATGGAAATGTTGGACTTAATATTCAGGCAAGCACTGGAATGGTTAATGAAGGTGTAATCACAATTAAGGAAAGTGCAAATGGAGAGAGTAAAAATGCCACTGGAATTGTAAGTTCTGCTGGAAGTGAAGTTGAAAATAAAGGGAAAGTTACTATTTCTGGAGATAGAGTAAGGGCATTGGTTGCCACAAAAGATGGAAAAATTGAAAATCATGCACAAATTACATTTGATGGAAGTACAACAGAAAGCAATAAAGGTTCTGCTGGAATGTATGCAAATCAGGGTGGTGTAATTGAATCTGAGGAAACTACAAAAATTAAAGTTTCAAAGCCTAAGTCAGTAGGACTGTTTGCTGAAAATAGAGGAGATAATGCCAACTATTTAAACACTTCAAAAATAGAAATATCTAAGGCTGAAATTACAGCGACTGATGGTGCCTTTAATATATTTGCTAATAAAGGGGGGGAAGTAAGGTTAAAAAATGATGTTGTATTAAATACAGGGAAAGATTCTCTTACGTTTTATACTGCGTATACGCCTTCTACGCCTGGAGGAGAAATTATCTTCGATAGAGATGTAACAGCAAATATAAAAAAGGGAGGAACAGCATTTTATTATGATTTAGCGAATGCTCCTATTGGAACTTTTAATTTTGCTTCTTGGTATGCTAATAATTTTACTCATAATAATAATAGCAAATTAAAATTGAATATGGAAACTGGAGGACGGGTAATGTTTCTTGCAAATGGTAATTTAACATTATCAAGTGTTCCAACAAACTTAACAGCATCGGGACCAATTGAAATTACAGGAAGTGATTATATTTCTGCGGCAATGGTAAACAGTTTTTTAGAATTGGATCAGGATATTAATCTTGACGATCCTTCTGATTCTTATAACACTCTAGAAATTCTTAGTTCCTCTATTACAAATTCCAAAAATATTATAGGAAGTAAAATTAGACAATTGGGTATAGCTCAAGAAAACAACGGTAGTAATCCAGCATCTAAAGTTACATTAATAAATAATAATAAAGTCAGATTGACAGGGGAAGAATCTGTAGGAATTTATGGAAAAAGAAGTGAAATAACAAATAATGGAGATATTTCGGTTGGAAAAAATTCAGTAGCAGTTTATTTAGCGGAAGACAATAGGGGAACAACTGCTGGAAAAGCTTATAACAATGGATTGATAACTTTAGGAGAAAGTTCAAGTGGAATGTTCTATAGAGCAGATACAACGGGAGCAAATACAGCTTTAACAGGTGGAATATACAATAATAGTAAAATACTCTCGAATTCTAAAAATACAATTGGAATGAATTTTGAAAGTCCACACGGCTCTAAGGAAATCATAAATGAGACAACAGGAGTAATTGAATTAACAGGAGAACATTCAGTTGGAATGTATGCTTCTGGTAATGGAAATTACAATATTAAAAATCGTGGAAAAATATCAGCAGGTTCTTCTGTTTTTACAAATAATCCTATAATAGCGATTTATACAAACAATAAAAATAGCACGATAGAAAATGAGGGAATTATAACTGCTGGAGATAAATCATTAGGAATTTATGGTTCTTCTGTGAATACTTCTAATACTTCTGATATTTCAGTTGGAAAATCTGGAACAGGAATTTATTCTCTTAATGGCAGCTTGAATTTGCAAGGAAAATTATCAGTTGGAACAGATGAAGCAAAAGGTGTGCTTATAAAAGGTGATAATCAAAGTGTGAATAATAATTTATCTATACTTAATCTTGAGGATAATTCTTTTGGATTTATCGATACAGGAAATAATAACCAAATAATTTCTAATACTCAAAATGTTTCTTTAAGAAATCGCAATATATTTTTATATTCTGAAAAAGCAACAGGAAATATTATAAATAATACAAAAATAAAAACAATAGGAAATCAAAATTATGGAATTTATACAGCAGGAACTGCTTCAAATAAAGCTGAAATAGATTTAACACAAGGAGTAGGAAATGTTGGAGTTTATAGCATAGGGCATCAGAGTGTAAACAATTTTTCAACCATAAAAGTTGGAGAATCAAAAAGTCAAGAAAAACTTTATTCAATTGGAATGGCTGCGGGATATTATGAGAGAGATAATAATGTTTCTATTTACACAGGAAAAATTGAAAATACAAATACAGGAAAAATTGAAGTTACAGGAAAAAATGGGATTGGAATGTATGCTGTTGGGAGAGGTTCAGTTGCAATTAACAACGGAGAAATTAACTTATCAGGAAAAAATTCTATAGGTATGTTCCTAGATCAGGAAGCAATTGGAATTAACAATGGAATAATTACAGCAACAGCGGATGCAGTAGGAGCTATTGGAGCAGTTGCAACAAATAGAGCAATCTTTAAAAATTATGGAACAATTACTATTCTTCCAAAATCAGGAGTTGGAGTATTATTAAAGAAAGACGGAGTGTTAGAAGAATATTCTTCACCTTTGGAAACAGTTGAACAGGAAGGAAGTTCAAGGATTACGGCTGAAACTAGAATCCAAACATCACATTTGCCAAAAACAGGAAAGGAATTGGCGGATGGAAGTGTTGAAATCGTATCTTTATCTGGAGATAGCATACCAGAAATAAAAATTAATGGAAAAGTTATAAATCCAGTTGAAATTGATGTGGATATTAAATCATCTGATACAAAAATAATTAAAGACGGAAATTCGGTTACAACAGTTACAGACACAGAAAATAAAAACCAAAGTTCGAATGCAAGTATTAGTAAAATTGGGATGTATATAGACACTTCTGGTATAAGATATACAAATCCGATTCAAGGCTTGAATAATCTTTCTGATGAAGTGGAGGTTGACTTAATAATCGGAACAGAAGCTACAAAATATACAAATTCTAGAGCTATAAAAATCAAAGAGAATATATTAGAGCCATATAATTATGCAATTTTGTCAAATACTCAAATAAAAAAATGGCATGTTTACTCAAGCTCATTAACGTGGATGGGGACGATTCAAACTGATTTAGATGGAGAACAATTAAAATCCGTTTATTTAGTAAAAGTACCTTATACTTCTTTTGCTAAAGACAGAAATGTGTATAATTTCTCAGATGGTTTAGAACAAAGATATAGTATGAATACTCTTAGTTCAAAGGAAAAGGTGTTATTTGATAAATTAAATAACATTGGAAAAAATGAGAGCTTATTACTAACACAGGCATTTGACGAAATGATAGGACACCAATATGCAAATATTCAGCAAAGAACACACGGAACAGGAAAGTTAATTGATAAAGAGATTTCTAATTTGTTTAAGGATTGGAATACAGCAACTAAGAAGTCTAATAAAATAAAAACATTTGGAACAAAAGATGAGTACAATACTGATACTGCAGGAATTATTAATTACAGAAACAATGCCTATGGTGTAGCTTATGTCCACGAAAATGAAAAAATTAGGTTGGGTAATTCAAGTGGATGGTATGCTGGAGCTGTAACAAATAGATTTAAGTTTAAAGATATTGGAAAATCAAAAGAAGCTCAAACTATGTTTAAAGTTGGTGTATTCAAGACAGTATCGCCAAAAAAAGACTATAACGGTGCATTACAATGGACAGTTTCAGGAGATATATTTGCTGGGGTAAATAGTATGAAACGTAGATTTTTGGTAGTAGATGATATTTTTGAAGCAAAATCCACTTATTATTCTTATGGTGCGGCTCTTAAAAATAAGGTGGGCTATGATATAAGAATAAATGAAAAAACCTACTTACGTCCCTACGGAGCAGTAAAAATAGAATATGGTAAATTTAATGATATAAAAGAAAGAAATGGGCAGATAAGATTGGAAGTTAAAGGAAATGATTACATTTCAGTAAAACCTGAAGTTGGGATGGAATTTAAATATATTCAGCCACTAGCAATAAAAACTAATCTATCATTAGGATTAATAGCAGCATACGAAAATGAACTTGGAAAACTTCAAAGTGAAAATCAGGCAAGAGTAGGATATACAACAGCTGGATGGTATAACTTAGAGAAAGAAAAAGAAGATAGACGTGGAAACGGTAAGTTTGACTTGAATATTGGATTTGACAATACAAGATTTGGAGTTACTATAACTGCTGGATATGACACTAAAGGTAAAAATGTAAGAAGTGGAATTGGATTTAGAGCAATTTACTAAAATTTCTAAAATATATTCAAACCTATTTAAAATTAAACTATTAAAAATTATACAAATTTAGAGTTTGAGTAAAATAGTTATAATTTTTGAGTTCTATTTTAAAGTAGTTTTATTATAAAATCGGAGGATAATATTTTCATATAGTCTTCCGATTTTTTCAAATATTCTATTTATTTTTTAAATATTTTTTATAAATCTTCTTAAATTCCAAATCCTCATCAATATTTTCCAACTTTTTCTCAAACAAATCCATCCTATTATTTATAGTTTTCTCAATCGAATGAAATTGCCGGTATTCATCTATTTTAGCGTGATTGCCGCTTCGTAGGACTTCTGGAACAGTGTATCCGTCAATTTCTACGGGCCTTGTGTATTGCGGAAAGCCTAAAAGTCCGTTATAGAAAGAGTCGGTTTCAAAGGATTCTTTTTTTATTACACCTTCCTTTATACGAATAACAGAGTCCATAATTACAAGTGAAGGCAAATCGCCGCTGCTTAGGACATAATCTCCAATGGAAATTTCTTCATCCACAAATTTATCAATTACTCTTTGATCTAGTCCTTCGTAACGCCCTGAAATAAGTACAATTTCATCTTTTTCTGAAAGTTCAGTAACTTTTTTATGAGTCAGCTGTTTTCCTTGTGGAGATAAAAAGATTACATAAGGTTTTTTTGAATTTTCATTATTTTCGTTGTTATAAAACTCGTAGTTTTCATAAAAGAAGTTCCAGTAGGCTTCTGGCTTTAAAACCATTCCAGCACCGCCACCAAAAGGGATGTCGTCCATCTGGCTGTGTTTATTTCTAGCATAATCCCTTATGTTTACGATGTTAAAGTCGATAATATCTCTTTCGGTTGCTCTTTTTAGTATAGTTTGGGATAAATATTGTTCAAATAATTCTGGAAATAGTGTAAGTACGTTAAATTTCATTGATTTTACCTCTTGCGTTTAGTTTCAAATTCTATTTATTCTCTCATTCCATCAATTAGAGTTACTTCGATTCTGTTACTTGGAAAATCGATTTTTGTTACAAATTCATCAATTAATGGAATCATTATTTCTTTTTTTGTTACAATATCCTCAATAATTAAAATATTATGTGCAGCAGTTTCCATTACATCCACAACTTCTCCAATTTTTTCATTTTCAGAAAATACTTCTATTCCAAACAAGTCTTTTACATAAAACTCCTCTTCATTTCTTTCAGGCAGTAAGTCACGACGGATTTTAACTTTATAGCCATTTAGTTCCTTTGCGGCATCAATATTGTCAATCCCTTCAAAGTCCAAAATTGCTTTTTTATCATTTAGCCTTTTCACATTTTTTACAACAAATAATTTTTTTTTGTCATCTTTTTCAAGAAGAACACGTTCATTTTCAATAAGTTCAATGTTTTCAAAAATTGAATTGATTTTAACACTTCCACGTAAATGGTGTGTTCCGACAATTGTTCCTATATTTATTAAATTTTCCATTTTTTAATTAAATTTCTCGCTTTCTTAAATTTTTTTCAATTTTGTAAACTTTCTACTGTCTTCTGCAATCATTTTTAATTCATCCAGATCTATTTCATCGAAGTTGGCTGCAACTGCTGAAATTACTCCTTCCACTAATGGAGCATCTGCAATTTTTGCTTCAACTTGTCCTTCCAGCTCTTTTATTGCCTTAGCTGCATTAAATACAGAACTTCCCATATCTACGAAAACAAGTACTCCAGCACCGCTATCAGCACGGATTATTGCTTCCTTGACATTTTCGACATTTGTTCCGTAAACTTCCCTGCTTGCATTTCCACCATTTTCCAATGCAAAGTCTTCCTGCTTAAATACTTTTACAAAATTAATAATTTCCTGTGCAAGCGTGTTACTGTGGCTAACTACCACGATTCCTACTAAGTTATGATTATTTTCTTTCATTTTTTATTTATGTCCTTTCATATTATGGTTATATTTTTAGTTTTCTCCCAGTAATCTGTCTAAAATTATTGAAACAGCACTTCTGACACACAAATGATTATA contains:
- a CDS encoding autotransporter-associated N-terminal domain-containing protein, with protein sequence MTKNLYKLKKDLKSFAKRVKDFKYTDRVLVTFLLTGAVEMKNNLLSAQTSDTAIQNQIKHINTSVINFKKQFTTAKNENIKLIKQSNLELIQLMEQGDHIIKSNWSSWQFGGGYQYNDWRGTYKGKGNKSERYDRIFTRDKDIFNRNSSPLSSKYNLITSNLRGTLYGTTEIKEIQEPSLEWEVSANVNPRKIARIEPLVLASKPGIDFQNPELSAFEVPDGDVEVVPPPVIPDTNTWTIRLYYNVSYFDYAAIRNERGQSPNLIAGINALDTTGPISQTHITGTSGNGKIEMLHNNTNEFTIKSDNTTFTGIEGAGHTEIFNYSNNFNKKFKYLEDYGPMGVRLGGGHDFKIENMDIISSGTIQGELTDPLNASRKYRNTFSIIALNGSPNGITTATLKEGSTIVSDSINTTAVSFQNLGASNKAIKFTNEGLIKSTKLNGSIASFFNFQNNTAVSRFINNGDILVDGTNSNVINSFTNTLSHYIFENNKNITLSGIGNAGVRISSAISNSQHPISIFKLNNPIVVQGKRSSGFQFSRLSRGSLFEATVDGNLEKSFFNVELYGQSNTGIQIGNGTTAQSGLMVFKNFKLKSIDGTNNTLLRINKQNGIKFSKDGDNEELTIEGGDGNVGLNIQASTGMVNEGVITIKESANGESKNATGIVSSAGSEVENKGKVTISGDRVRALVATKDGKIENHAQITFDGSTTESNKGSAGMYANQGGVIESEETTKIKVSKPKSVGLFAENRGDNANYLNTSKIEISKAEITATDGAFNIFANKGGEVRLKNDVVLNTGKDSLTFYTAYTPSTPGGEIIFDRDVTANIKKGGTAFYYDLANAPIGTFNFASWYANNFTHNNNSKLKLNMETGGRVMFLANGNLTLSSVPTNLTASGPIEITGSDYISAAMVNSFLELDQDINLDDPSDSYNTLEILSSSITNSKNIIGSKIRQLGIAQENNGSNPASKVTLINNNKVRLTGEESVGIYGKRSEITNNGDISVGKNSVAVYLAEDNRGTTAGKAYNNGLITLGESSSGMFYRADTTGANTALTGGIYNNSKILSNSKNTIGMNFESPHGSKEIINETTGVIELTGEHSVGMYASGNGNYNIKNRGKISAGSSVFTNNPIIAIYTNNKNSTIENEGIITAGDKSLGIYGSSVNTSNTSDISVGKSGTGIYSLNGSLNLQGKLSVGTDEAKGVLIKGDNQSVNNNLSILNLEDNSFGFIDTGNNNQIISNTQNVSLRNRNIFLYSEKATGNIINNTKIKTIGNQNYGIYTAGTASNKAEIDLTQGVGNVGVYSIGHQSVNNFSTIKVGESKSQEKLYSIGMAAGYYERDNNVSIYTGKIENTNTGKIEVTGKNGIGMYAVGRGSVAINNGEINLSGKNSIGMFLDQEAIGINNGIITATADAVGAIGAVATNRAIFKNYGTITILPKSGVGVLLKKDGVLEEYSSPLETVEQEGSSRITAETRIQTSHLPKTGKELADGSVEIVSLSGDSIPEIKINGKVINPVEIDVDIKSSDTKIIKDGNSVTTVTDTENKNQSSNASISKIGMYIDTSGIRYTNPIQGLNNLSDEVEVDLIIGTEATKYTNSRAIKIKENILEPYNYAILSNTQIKKWHVYSSSLTWMGTIQTDLDGEQLKSVYLVKVPYTSFAKDRNVYNFSDGLEQRYSMNTLSSKEKVLFDKLNNIGKNESLLLTQAFDEMIGHQYANIQQRTHGTGKLIDKEISNLFKDWNTATKKSNKIKTFGTKDEYNTDTAGIINYRNNAYGVAYVHENEKIRLGNSSGWYAGAVTNRFKFKDIGKSKEAQTMFKVGVFKTVSPKKDYNGALQWTVSGDIFAGVNSMKRRFLVVDDIFEAKSTYYSYGAALKNKVGYDIRINEKTYLRPYGAVKIEYGKFNDIKERNGQIRLEVKGNDYISVKPEVGMEFKYIQPLAIKTNLSLGLIAAYENELGKLQSENQARVGYTTAGWYNLEKEKEDRRGNGKFDLNIGFDNTRFGVTITAGYDTKGKNVRSGIGFRAIY
- a CDS encoding PTS-dependent dihydroxyacetone kinase phosphotransferase subunit DhaM, which gives rise to MKENNHNLVGIVVVSHSNTLAQEIINFVKVFKQEDFALENGGNASREVYGTNVENVKEAIIRADSGAGVLVFVDMGSSVFNAAKAIKELEGQVEAKIADAPLVEGVISAVAANFDEIDLDELKMIAEDSRKFTKLKKI
- the trmD gene encoding tRNA (guanosine(37)-N1)-methyltransferase TrmD — its product is MKFNVLTLFPELFEQYLSQTILKRATERDIIDFNIVNIRDYARNKHSQMDDIPFGGGAGMVLKPEAYWNFFYENYEFYNNENNENSKKPYVIFLSPQGKQLTHKKVTELSEKDEIVLISGRYEGLDQRVIDKFVDEEISIGDYVLSSGDLPSLVIMDSVIRIKEGVIKKESFETDSFYNGLLGFPQYTRPVEIDGYTVPEVLRSGNHAKIDEYRQFHSIEKTINNRMDLFEKKLENIDEDLEFKKIYKKYLKNK
- the rimM gene encoding ribosome maturation factor RimM (Essential for efficient processing of 16S rRNA), whose protein sequence is MENLINIGTIVGTHHLRGSVKINSIFENIELIENERVLLEKDDKKKLFVVKNVKRLNDKKAILDFEGIDNIDAAKELNGYKVKIRRDLLPERNEEEFYVKDLFGIEVFSENEKIGEVVDVMETAAHNILIIEDIVTKKEIMIPLIDEFVTKIDFPSNRIEVTLIDGMRE